A stretch of the Medicago truncatula cultivar Jemalong A17 chromosome 5, MtrunA17r5.0-ANR, whole genome shotgun sequence genome encodes the following:
- the LOC25494678 gene encoding protein SRG1, which translates to MSRFGTSRLVPSVHELAKQSIVEVPEQFLRPNQDATHVINTDSLPQVPVIDLGKLLGEDATELEKLDLACKEWGFFQIINHGVNTSLIEKVKIGIKEFLSLPVEEKKKFWQTPNDMEGFGQMFVVSDDQKLEWADLFLITTLPLDERNPRLFPSIFQPFRDNLEIYCSEVQKLCFTIISQMEKALKIESNEVTELFNHITQAMRWNLYPPCPQPENVIGLNPHSDVGALTILLQANEIEGLQIRKDGQWIPVQPLPNAFVINIGDMLEIVTNGIYRSIEHRATVNSEKERISIAAFHRPHVNTILSPRPSLVTPERPASFKSIAVGEYLKAYFSRKLEGKSCLDVMRLENDGV; encoded by the exons atgtcaagGTTTGGAACCTCTCGATTGGTACCTTCTGTGCACGAGCTTGCAAAGCAAAGCATTGTTGAAGTTCCCGAGCAATTTCTTCGTCCAAATCAAGACGCTACTCATGTGATCAACACAGACTCGTTACCGCAAGTACCAGTTATCGACCTTGGTAAATTGTTAGGTGAAGATGCAACTGAGCTAGAGAAGCTAGACCTTGCTTGTAAAGAATGGGGTTTTTTCCAG ATAATCAACCATGGAGTCAACACTTCGTTGATTGAAAAGGTAAAGATAGGTATTAAAGAATTCTTAAGCCTACCAgtggaagagaagaagaaattttggcaaactCCAAATGATATGGAAGGATTTGGTCAGATGTTTGTTGTCTCTGATGATCAAAAATTAGAATGGGCAGATCTTTTTCTCATTACCACACTTCCATTAGATGAAAGGAATCCTCGCTTATTTCCAAGTATTTTCCAACCATTTAG AGATAATTTAGAGATCTATTGTTCAGAAGTACAAAAACTTTGTTTCACAATCATTAGTCAAATGGAAAAGGCTCTCAAGATCGAATCAAATGAAGTAACAGAATTATTTAACCACATTACTCAAGCAATGAGGTGGAATTTGTATCCTCCATGTCCTCAACCAGAAAATGTTATTGGACTGAATCCTCATTCTGATGTTGGTGCTTTAACCATCCTTCTACAAGCCAATGAAATAGAAGGCCTCCAAATAAGAAAAGATGGACAATGGATTCCTGTTCAACCCCTCCCTAATGCTTTTGTCATCAACATTGGAGATATGTTGGAG ATAGTAACAAATGGAATATACCGAAGCATTGAACATCGAGCAACAGTTAATTCAGAAAAAGAAAGGATTTCCATTGCTGCATTTCATAGGCCTCATGTGAATACAATTTTGAGTCCAAGACCTAGTCTTGTTACCCCTGAAAGACCTGCATCATTCAAAAGTATTGCTGTTGGAGAATACCTCAAAGCATATTTCTCACGCAAGCTAGAAGGAAAGTCTTGTCTTGACGTAATGAGGTTGGAAAATGATGGTGTTTAA